CATCGTCAAGCCGCATTCGGGGGCCGTAGGTGTTGAAAAACCGCGTGATCCGCGTGTCCACCTTGTGGAAGTTTCTATAGGCCATGGTCATGGATTCGGCGTAGCGTTTGGATTCGTCGTAGACGCCCCTTGGGCCGATCGGGTTGACGTTGCCCCAATAGGTCTCCGGCTGCGGAGAGACGAGGGGGTCGCCATAGACCTCGCTGGTGCTGGAGATGAGGAACTTCGCGCCCTTGGCCTTGGCAAGGCCGAGCGCCTTGTGGGTTCCCAGAGCACCAACCTTGAGCACCTGAATCGGAAACCGCTCGAAGTCGACCGGGCTTGCCGGGCTGGCGAAGTGGAAGATGAAGTCCACCGGGCCATCCAGGTAGAGAAACTCGGTGACGTACTGCTTGATGAAACGGACCTGCGGGTTGCCGAGGTGCTGGACCAAGTTGTCGGTCGAACCGGTGATCAGGTTGTCGATCACGACGACGTCCCATCCCCGCTCAACAAGGCGATCCACCAGGTGGGAGCCGAGGAACCCCGCCCCTCCCGTCACAACGGCGCGCATGGCCTGATTATGCGTGAGGATGAACGAAGGCGCGTAAAGGCTATGAAGGCTGCCCGTGGGGCAGACCCTCAGTCTGCCGGGGGCAAGCATGTCCTGCACAGGTGTGAAGAAGGCCGAGGGTTCCCTAAGAACAATGAAGGTGTCCCGTGGGGCAGACTCTCAGTCAACCTTTGGCCGCAGGACCGAGCTTGGACTCTGCCGGGGTATTGAGGTATGCCTGAGGGCGAGGCAGAACCAGAGATGAAACCGATCCTCAACACCGATTCGATGGCGCAAACCCTGTGGTCGCTTGAGCGGGCAAGGCTCGAAGGGCGCCCGCAGAACGAACCTGCCGTTTCCGAAACCCTTCGGTGGATAGCGGGCCGACAAGGGTTGCCGGGGGCCTATGCGACGCACCTGTTCATGCCCACGCAGCACGATGTTGAGTCCCGGAACGGGACGCCTACCTACGAGGACAACTCGATGAGTCGGGTCGGAGTGATACACGTCTTGGGTGAGGAATCGACCAGGGCGCTGGCCCTTTGGGGAGTCGACACGGGATGGGACCGCGAGAAGGCGAGCCGGGTGATCGCTTCATTCGATCGTGGGTCGGCGAGGTTCTGCTGCTATCGGTGCTCGGTGGCTTGGTGGCGCGCTCTCTCCGCGACCCGGATACCAGCGTGTGAGGCGATTTTGGCAAGGGCGGTTCGATGGGTCGAGGACTCGATGGAGAGGAGTAGGCCCTATGGCTTTCCGTTCTTCTATCTGCTGCTGGCGCTTTCCGAGATGCCGATTCCCGAGGTGGAGCGGCTGAAGCCGCTGCTCCGCCCGCCCGCCGAGAGGGCCTTGAAAGGGCTTGTCGGGAACGACACCCGAACGTTCTTCCGACGCTGCGCAGCCGAGTGGGCGGTGAGCTAAGGGAGTTGGCTGCCCGATCAGGTCTCGAACCTGAAACCTCCTGATCCAGAGTCAGGCGCTCTGCCAATTGAGCTATCGGGCAATGGGATGGATATGATACCCGCGGGGGGCAATGGGGAGTTCTCAGGTGCTCAGGCATTCGTCAGTCGTGTCTCCACCCCCAACCCCCTCCTCATTTACGAACCAAAACGAGGAGGGGGCTACTTGCCCTTCGCCCTTCGCCGTTCGTACCCCCTCCCCCGACCGTGTCTTCCCGCGACACAATGGGGCCATGCCATACAAGCGAAAATCATGGACCCAGAAGTGGGCCGAGGCGAAGGCCAAGCCGGGCTTCCCAATGGTCTTCGACTGCGACAAGACGCACAAACGATGGGTGGTGCCGGCGCCCTCGGAAATCGAGGAGATTGTCAAGACGATCCCAAGGGGAAAGGTGATGCCGATCGGTGAGATCGCGGCCCAGATCATGGCCAAGCACAAGACTGAAATGTGTTGTCCGATGACCACGGGCATCTTCACATGGCTGCTTTCTTACGCAAGCTGCGAGGCCGAAGGGCTGAACGTGGCCGAGGACTGTGGCAAGAGGATCAACCCCAAGGCGGCGCACCGGGGCGTGCCCTGGTGGCGGGTGGTCAAGACCGGCGGCGAACTGAACCCCAAGTATCCCGGCGCGCCGGAGCTGCAGAAGGCGCTGCTGGAGTCGGAGGGCATCAAGGTGGTGGCGAAGGGGAAGAAGCTGGTCGTAGCGTGATCCCAAACTGGGAGTGCTAGTTCACGTTGCTAGTGAGCCGCGCTCTTATGGAGCAGCTGTTCGATCTCAGACCGAAAGGCGATGAAGTCGAGATCAGCGTCCGATCGCTGATAGGCGCCAACTTGGGCCAGCATCTCGTCTTGGTCATCGTTGAAGTAGACGCGCCACATGGCGCCAAACCAACCTTCGGACCGAGTGCTCTCGTCATCGAACTGTTCTACCAAAGTCGGCCCTGAGTTCTCCTTGCGAGTCCTTTCTCTCTTGCTCGCCTCGACCTCTCGGTAACCCACTTGCACGCGGAAGCATCGAGTTTCAGATTGATTCAAGAAGACCTCGAGCTTTGGGCCCGATTGCCTCTCCGTTTCACTGGAACGGAATTCGAGCGGCAGGGGAAAG
This genomic interval from Armatimonadota bacterium contains the following:
- a CDS encoding SDR family oxidoreductase, whose translation is MRAVVTGGAGFLGSHLVDRLVERGWDVVVIDNLITGSTDNLVQHLGNPQVRFIKQYVTEFLYLDGPVDFIFHFASPASPVDFERFPIQVLKVGALGTHKALGLAKAKGAKFLISSTSEVYGDPLVSPQPETYWGNVNPIGPRGVYDESKRYAESMTMAYRNFHKVDTRITRFFNTYGPRMRLDDGRVVPNFIAQALRGEPLTVYGDGLHTRSFCYVDDTIEGTLMLAESNYQEPVNIGAEFEFPILEFAKLILKLTGSDSEIVHLEAAIDDPKQRRPDLTRARTVLGWEPKTSVEEGLRRTIEYFKSKV
- a CDS encoding MGMT family protein, whose amino-acid sequence is MPYKRKSWTQKWAEAKAKPGFPMVFDCDKTHKRWVVPAPSEIEEIVKTIPRGKVMPIGEIAAQIMAKHKTEMCCPMTTGIFTWLLSYASCEAEGLNVAEDCGKRINPKAAHRGVPWWRVVKTGGELNPKYPGAPELQKALLESEGIKVVAKGKKLVVA